Proteins encoded by one window of Planktothrix tepida PCC 9214:
- a CDS encoding COP23 domain-containing protein has protein sequence MYYPVSQPNQGYAWAVPSNMGGGWTPERRCSEISRRLESYRPDGLSELSTAIENGYNTLCATTEDVPQCRIVLTVPPGEDPLFVRDRIFQNLVIADSGQNTQGIYTLVDEKSTGDIIRGVLGGSRNRQGIPLRQFLDPNDGGTGTRLNPRYFPK, from the coding sequence ATGTATTATCCGGTGAGTCAACCCAATCAAGGCTATGCTTGGGCCGTTCCCAGTAATATGGGAGGAGGATGGACACCCGAACGCCGTTGCTCCGAAATTAGTCGCCGTTTAGAGTCCTATCGTCCCGATGGGTTATCTGAACTGAGTACAGCGATTGAAAACGGTTATAATACATTGTGCGCCACAACCGAAGATGTTCCTCAATGTCGGATTGTGTTAACGGTTCCTCCTGGGGAAGATCCCTTATTTGTGCGCGATCGCATTTTCCAAAACTTGGTTATTGCGGATAGTGGTCAAAACACCCAAGGCATTTATACCCTCGTCGATGAAAAAAGCACCGGAGACATCATTCGAGGAGTCTTAGGCGGTTCTCGAAATCGTCAAGGAATCCCCCTGCGTCAATTCCTCGACCCCAACGATGGTGGCACTGGAACACGGTTAAATCCCCGTTATTTTCCAAAGTAG
- the pyk gene encoding pyruvate kinase has product MQPQNLLHRTKIVATIGPATQKPEVLRALIEAGATTLRLNFSHNTHEDHQRSIRMIRQTAFELNQPVGILQDLQGPKIRLGKFEKGSIVLNRDDLFILTSEDVVGTQEISSVTYQPLADEVPEGAIILLDDGKVEMFVEKVEPAKGRLYCRVVVGGTLSNSKGVNFPGVYLSIKALTEKDRKDLMFGLDQGVDWVALSFVRNPQDVLEIKELIASAGKDVPVIAKIEKHEAIEQMEEILALCNGVMVARGDLGVELPAEDVPILQKRLILTANRMGIPVITATQMLDSMVNNPRPTRAEISDVANAILDGTDAVMLSNETAVGKYPVEAVATMARIAARIEQDGVTRNISKVEDTGRSIPNAISQAVGQISHQLNAAAIMTLTKTGSTARNVSKFRPQTQILAITPHVEVARQLSLVWGVKPLLVLDLPSADQTFQAAVTVAREKNLLADGDLVVTTAGTLQGVAGSTDLIKVEVVTAALGKGTAVGQGCVTGRARVARSAGELGDFNVGDILVTPQTSADFVDAMRKAVGVVTEADSLTSHAAIIGLRLGVPVIVGVKNATRMIRDGVILTLDMERGIVYSGATSGSLPDNL; this is encoded by the coding sequence ATGCAACCGCAAAATCTACTGCACCGAACCAAAATAGTCGCTACAATTGGCCCTGCTACACAGAAGCCTGAAGTTCTGCGCGCGTTGATTGAAGCGGGTGCAACGACTCTACGGTTGAATTTTTCCCATAATACCCATGAGGATCATCAACGCAGTATTCGCATGATCCGGCAAACGGCCTTTGAACTCAATCAACCCGTCGGAATTTTACAAGACCTGCAAGGGCCTAAAATTCGATTGGGTAAATTTGAGAAGGGTTCAATTGTTCTCAACCGAGATGATTTGTTTATTCTCACCAGCGAGGATGTCGTCGGAACTCAGGAAATCTCCTCCGTAACTTATCAACCTTTAGCCGATGAAGTTCCAGAAGGGGCAATTATTCTCCTCGATGACGGTAAAGTTGAGATGTTCGTGGAGAAAGTTGAACCAGCAAAGGGACGCTTATATTGTCGTGTGGTCGTTGGTGGAACCCTTTCTAATAGTAAAGGGGTGAATTTTCCAGGGGTTTATCTGTCGATTAAAGCGTTGACAGAAAAAGACCGAAAAGACTTAATGTTTGGTTTAGATCAAGGAGTTGATTGGGTCGCTTTAAGTTTCGTTAGAAATCCCCAGGATGTTTTAGAAATTAAAGAATTAATCGCCAGCGCCGGAAAAGATGTTCCGGTGATTGCCAAAATTGAAAAACATGAAGCCATTGAACAAATGGAAGAAATTCTGGCTTTGTGTAATGGCGTCATGGTAGCACGAGGAGATTTAGGAGTAGAACTTCCGGCTGAAGATGTGCCGATATTACAAAAACGGTTAATTCTCACCGCTAACCGCATGGGAATTCCGGTGATTACTGCTACTCAGATGTTAGATAGCATGGTGAATAATCCTCGACCCACCCGTGCGGAAATTTCCGATGTGGCGAATGCGATTTTGGATGGTACTGATGCGGTGATGCTTTCTAATGAAACAGCTGTTGGCAAATATCCTGTAGAAGCAGTGGCGACCATGGCACGAATTGCGGCGCGAATTGAACAAGATGGCGTGACTCGCAATATTTCTAAAGTCGAAGATACCGGACGTTCTATTCCTAATGCTATTAGTCAGGCGGTGGGGCAAATTTCCCATCAGTTAAATGCCGCAGCTATTATGACCTTAACTAAAACCGGGTCTACAGCGCGTAACGTCTCTAAATTTCGACCCCAAACCCAGATTTTAGCGATTACCCCTCATGTGGAAGTCGCCCGACAGTTAAGTTTAGTCTGGGGGGTGAAACCGCTATTAGTTTTAGATTTACCTTCGGCTGACCAAACCTTCCAAGCGGCAGTGACGGTGGCTAGAGAAAAAAACCTGCTTGCGGATGGGGATTTAGTCGTGACAACGGCTGGAACCTTACAAGGGGTAGCGGGATCTACGGATTTAATTAAGGTGGAAGTGGTCACGGCTGCTTTAGGGAAAGGAACCGCCGTTGGTCAAGGTTGTGTAACCGGACGAGCGCGGGTTGCCCGCAGTGCCGGAGAATTGGGCGATTTTAATGTGGGAGACATTTTAGTCACACCCCAAACCAGTGCTGATTTTGTGGATGCGATGCGAAAGGCGGTGGGTGTGGTTACAGAAGCGGATAGTTTAACCAGCCATGCGGCGATCATTGGTTTACGGTTAGGGGTTCCTGTGATTGTGGGGGTGAAGAATGCTACTCGCATGATTCGAGATGGGGTTATTTTGACCTTAGATATGGAGCGCGGTATCGTGTATTCGGGTGCTACCAGTGGTTCCCTTCCCGATAACCTGTAA
- a CDS encoding DUF2203 domain-containing protein: MPSQSSSQPPSPNNLTEDGNQDIEQGLAEVEQSLIDLKARLTQIQQDQQRQLELKNRIDEVIPQIRQTKSQQLKDELKQLKTQLETLEFNLESRLVTWGSFKEPFWQAVRFGGLGIVIGWILKSCSGG; the protein is encoded by the coding sequence ATGCCAAGTCAATCATCATCTCAACCACCCTCACCGAATAATTTGACTGAGGATGGGAATCAAGACATTGAACAGGGCTTAGCAGAGGTTGAACAATCTCTGATAGATCTTAAAGCACGATTAACCCAAATTCAACAAGATCAACAACGTCAACTTGAATTGAAGAACCGCATTGATGAAGTGATTCCTCAAATTCGTCAAACCAAGTCGCAACAATTGAAAGACGAATTAAAACAGTTAAAAACCCAGTTAGAAACTTTAGAATTTAATTTAGAAAGTCGTTTGGTCACTTGGGGAAGTTTCAAGGAACCTTTTTGGCAAGCCGTTCGTTTTGGGGGGTTAGGAATTGTGATCGGTTGGATCTTAAAATCTTGTTCAGGGGGATAG
- a CDS encoding DUF6439 family protein: MSPRTASLSEYSTLELAQALAERLAIPERDWHRLKSNCNARAGEHLAAALVFLLKNQPQEVIPRLNQAVGWLERRITAPPCPTHGTTSKKRS; this comes from the coding sequence ATGAGTCCCCGCACAGCTAGTCTCAGCGAGTATAGCACATTAGAACTCGCTCAAGCTTTGGCAGAACGATTAGCCATCCCCGAACGAGACTGGCACCGCCTCAAGTCAAATTGCAATGCTCGCGCTGGGGAACATTTAGCCGCCGCCTTAGTCTTTTTACTCAAAAATCAGCCACAAGAAGTGATCCCTCGGTTAAATCAAGCGGTTGGCTGGCTAGAACGAAGGATTACAGCCCCTCCTTGTCCCACCCATGGAACAACTTCCAAAAAACGGTCGTAA
- a CDS encoding ATP-binding protein, which produces MIALTSRPVKRNWVTISFASTLYLCPILDLLLADIPDLLQAEIRLGLQEALVNAAKHGNKLDPSKTVVVRFSLIQDHCWWIISDQGCGFKPPCKCQLQDEVDYKPEIQDSDLPHDEHECGRGLYILYQIFDRVQWNRTGTELTLCKKMVTPYLMNNRIGNRF; this is translated from the coding sequence GTGATTGCTTTAACATCGCGTCCGGTTAAACGAAACTGGGTCACTATTAGCTTTGCTTCTACCTTGTATCTCTGTCCAATCTTGGACTTGCTTCTGGCTGACATTCCAGACCTGTTGCAAGCCGAAATTCGCCTGGGACTACAAGAAGCACTTGTGAATGCTGCCAAGCATGGCAACAAGCTAGACCCCAGTAAAACAGTCGTCGTCCGCTTTAGTCTAATTCAAGATCATTGCTGGTGGATTATATCAGATCAGGGTTGTGGTTTTAAACCGCCTTGTAAATGTCAATTACAGGACGAGGTTGATTATAAACCCGAAATCCAAGATTCTGATTTACCCCATGACGAACACGAATGTGGACGAGGGTTGTATATTCTTTATCAAATTTTTGATCGTGTGCAATGGAATCGAACGGGAACCGAACTCACGTTATGCAAGAAAATGGTAACACCTTACCTTATGAACAACAGGATTGGTAATCGTTTTTAG
- a CDS encoding alpha/beta fold hydrolase, with product MITTPTLPSDVIPGQYWQWRDQLIYYVRVGERHPQCPSLLLVHGFGASTDHWRKNIQGLQSDFEVWAIDLLGFGRSGKPQVEYSGQLWRDQLQDFITEVIGQPVILAGNSLGGYASLCVASQCPSTAKGVILLNSAGPFTETDPRPEPPLWKKVVSQTMRSLFRQDWVSFLIFQWTRRRSIIRKTLLKVYLDPNAVTDQLVEEIYRPSCDPGAAQVFASVFKSPQGEKVDVLLHQLSCPLLLIWGEGDPWMNCRERSHKFHQYYPQLQEYFLQAGHCPHDEVPEQVNDLIRSWVLSRQV from the coding sequence ATGATCACAACCCCAACACTCCCCTCTGACGTGATCCCCGGACAATATTGGCAATGGCGGGATCAATTGATTTACTATGTGCGTGTGGGTGAACGCCACCCCCAATGTCCCTCCCTGCTTCTGGTTCATGGGTTTGGGGCATCTACGGATCACTGGCGTAAAAATATACAAGGGTTACAATCGGATTTTGAAGTCTGGGCCATTGATTTATTAGGGTTTGGTCGGTCTGGAAAACCCCAGGTCGAATATAGTGGTCAACTGTGGCGAGATCAGCTTCAGGACTTTATTACAGAGGTGATCGGTCAGCCTGTAATTTTAGCCGGAAATTCCCTAGGGGGGTATGCGTCCCTTTGTGTTGCCTCCCAATGTCCATCAACGGCCAAAGGTGTTATTTTACTCAACAGTGCGGGGCCTTTTACGGAAACTGATCCCCGTCCTGAACCCCCTCTATGGAAAAAAGTGGTTTCTCAAACGATGCGATCGCTATTTCGTCAAGATTGGGTGAGTTTTTTAATTTTCCAATGGACAAGACGCCGTTCTATAATTCGCAAAACCCTATTGAAAGTTTATCTTGATCCCAATGCGGTTACCGATCAATTAGTAGAAGAAATTTATCGTCCCTCCTGTGATCCCGGTGCGGCGCAGGTGTTTGCATCGGTGTTCAAAAGTCCTCAAGGGGAAAAAGTGGATGTATTGTTACATCAGTTAAGCTGTCCTCTATTGTTAATTTGGGGAGAAGGTGATCCCTGGATGAACTGTCGAGAACGTAGCCACAAGTTTCATCAATATTATCCCCAATTACAGGAATATTTTCTCCAGGCGGGTCATTGTCCCCATGATGAAGTTCCTGAACAAGTGAATGATTTGATTCGGTCTTGGGTGTTAAGTAGGCAGGTATAA
- the psbA gene encoding photosystem II q(b) protein produces MTTTIQQRESASIWDRFCNWVTSTNNRIYVGWFGVLMIPTLLTATICYIIAFIAAPPVDIDGIREPVAGSLLYGNNIISGAVVPSSNAIGLHFYPIWEAASLDEWLYNGGPYQLVIFHFFIGILCYMGREWELSYRLGMRPWICVAYSAPVAAAAAVFLIYPIGQGSFSDGMPLGISGTFNFMLVFQAEHNILMHPFHMLGVAGVFGGSLFSAMHGSLVTSSLVRETTETESQNYGYKFGQEEETYNIVAAHGYFGRLIFQYASFNNSRSLHFFLGAWPVVGIWFTALGVSTMAFNLNGFNFNQSIIDSTGRVINTWADVLNRANLGMEVMHERNAHNFPLDLASGESAPVALVAPSING; encoded by the coding sequence ATGACAACCACGATTCAACAGCGCGAAAGTGCCTCAATCTGGGATCGGTTCTGTAACTGGGTCACATCCACCAACAACCGGATTTATGTCGGTTGGTTCGGTGTTCTGATGATCCCGACGTTATTAACCGCCACCATCTGCTACATCATCGCCTTCATCGCTGCTCCTCCAGTGGACATCGATGGTATCCGTGAACCCGTCGCTGGTTCACTGTTATACGGAAACAACATCATCTCTGGTGCAGTTGTTCCTTCCTCTAACGCCATCGGCTTACACTTCTATCCCATCTGGGAAGCAGCTTCATTAGATGAATGGCTGTACAACGGTGGCCCTTACCAGTTAGTGATTTTCCACTTCTTCATCGGCATCTTATGCTACATGGGTCGGGAGTGGGAATTATCCTACCGTTTAGGGATGCGTCCTTGGATCTGCGTCGCCTACTCTGCACCTGTTGCAGCAGCAGCCGCCGTATTCCTGATCTATCCCATCGGTCAAGGTTCATTCTCTGACGGGATGCCTTTAGGTATCTCTGGAACCTTCAACTTCATGTTAGTGTTCCAAGCCGAGCATAACATCCTGATGCACCCCTTCCATATGTTAGGAGTTGCCGGGGTGTTCGGTGGAAGCTTATTCTCCGCCATGCACGGTTCTCTGGTTACTTCTTCTCTGGTGCGTGAAACCACCGAAACCGAATCCCAAAACTACGGTTACAAATTCGGTCAAGAAGAAGAAACCTACAACATCGTTGCAGCCCATGGTTACTTTGGACGTTTAATCTTCCAATATGCCAGCTTCAACAACAGCCGTAGCTTACACTTCTTCTTAGGCGCTTGGCCTGTGGTCGGCATTTGGTTCACCGCATTAGGTGTATCCACAATGGCTTTCAACCTGAACGGATTCAACTTCAACCAGTCCATCATCGACTCTACGGGTCGCGTGATCAATACTTGGGCTGATGTGTTAAACCGCGCTAACTTAGGTATGGAAGTGATGCACGAGCGTAACGCTCACAACTTCCCCTTAGACTTAGCTTCGGGTGAATCTGCTCCCGTTGCTCTGGTTGCTCCTTCTATCAATGGTTAA
- a CDS encoding WD40 repeat domain-containing protein → MIVNMLQPQLLNWECRDTRSIHTDSVRVVAISCDGKFLASRSDDTTLQLYNLETSSTPKILADHLEREYPGYGLVFSPNSPILAVECDKNIQLWDVITGQHRVLDLGLSVPICSLAFSPNGKLLAAGSFDGIIGFWDLTRDQILPAFKAHSFPIWSLAFSPDSLFLASGSGDGTVGLWSLNGQHSNALLVGHSFPVWSVVFSPDGLTLATGSEDHTIKLWWLEIGQELATLIGHSGAVKSLAFSPEGKTLVSGSQDKTLRLWQISPDLQVGTLLSSIHTLTGHEGSVETVAYSPSERLIVSGSTDGTIKLWRTVD, encoded by the coding sequence ATGATAGTCAATATGCTACAGCCTCAACTTTTGAATTGGGAATGTCGTGATACTCGATCCATCCATACTGATTCCGTCAGAGTCGTTGCCATAAGTTGCGATGGCAAATTTCTTGCCAGTCGAAGTGATGATACCACATTGCAACTTTACAATCTGGAAACCTCTTCCACCCCTAAGATCCTGGCTGATCACTTAGAACGAGAATATCCCGGCTATGGGTTAGTATTCAGTCCAAATTCTCCCATACTGGCCGTTGAATGTGACAAAAATATTCAACTTTGGGATGTGATCACCGGTCAACATCGGGTTTTAGACTTGGGGTTATCGGTTCCGATCTGTTCTTTAGCGTTTAGTCCTAATGGTAAACTTCTGGCTGCTGGAAGTTTTGATGGCATCATTGGGTTTTGGGATTTAACCCGTGATCAAATCCTTCCGGCGTTCAAAGCTCATTCTTTTCCGATTTGGTCATTGGCCTTTAGTCCTGATAGTTTGTTTTTGGCTAGTGGAAGTGGAGATGGAACAGTGGGATTATGGAGTTTAAATGGCCAGCATTCTAATGCTCTTTTGGTGGGTCATTCCTTTCCCGTTTGGTCAGTGGTTTTTAGTCCAGATGGTTTGACTCTTGCTACTGGTAGTGAAGATCACACGATTAAACTCTGGTGGCTGGAAATTGGTCAGGAATTAGCAACTCTGATCGGTCATTCCGGTGCGGTGAAATCCCTCGCTTTTTCTCCAGAAGGCAAAACTTTAGTGAGCGGAAGTCAGGATAAAACGTTGAGGCTATGGCAAATTAGCCCAGATTTACAGGTGGGAACTTTGTTAAGCTCCATTCACACCCTCACAGGTCATGAAGGTTCTGTTGAGACGGTTGCTTACAGCCCTTCTGAACGTTTGATTGTTAGTGGTAGTACCGATGGAACTATTAAACTGTGGCGGACAGTTGATTAA
- a CDS encoding AI-2E family transporter: protein MKLTDWIGFLCLIIALIILWQFRQILLLLFTSVVFSIAINSLVRRIQRFGLKRGVAVLLSLALIVFMGVVLISLVLPPFLDQFQELIKLVPIGYDKLRIWVNQLIENPPTWLPKLDIELPNVTQLAQQFGPLAQKLLGNFFAFFSNSIANFLQFLLVLIFALMLLADPQSYRQGFVRLFPSFYRHRADFILSKCETTLLQWMGGIVITSAFVAFLSGVGLLILGIPFVFAHALLAGMFNFVPNIGPTASVIFPVAVALLDAPWKALVVIILYVIIQNLESYWFSPLVMQKQVDLLPAITLTAQIFFATFFGVLGLVLALPLTVVSKTWIEELLLNDLFDKWGAEE from the coding sequence TTGAAACTGACAGATTGGATCGGGTTCCTTTGTTTAATCATTGCCCTTATTATTCTGTGGCAGTTTCGACAAATTTTGCTGCTTCTGTTTACTTCTGTTGTCTTCTCGATTGCCATTAATAGTTTAGTGCGTCGGATACAACGGTTTGGCCTGAAACGGGGGGTGGCGGTTCTCTTATCCCTCGCCTTAATTGTGTTCATGGGTGTTGTGTTAATTAGTCTGGTTTTGCCGCCGTTTTTAGACCAGTTTCAAGAATTAATCAAATTGGTTCCTATCGGCTATGATAAGTTGCGAATTTGGGTGAACCAACTAATTGAAAATCCCCCCACTTGGTTGCCTAAACTGGATATTGAACTTCCCAATGTTACCCAACTGGCGCAACAATTTGGGCCTTTAGCTCAAAAATTATTGGGTAATTTCTTTGCGTTTTTTTCTAACTCCATTGCAAATTTTTTACAGTTTTTATTGGTCTTAATCTTTGCTTTGATGCTATTAGCAGATCCCCAGTCTTATCGTCAGGGATTCGTGCGTTTATTTCCTTCTTTTTATCGCCATCGGGCAGATTTCATTTTATCAAAATGTGAAACGACTCTATTACAATGGATGGGGGGTATTGTGATTACCTCTGCTTTTGTTGCGTTTTTGAGTGGTGTCGGTCTGCTGATTTTAGGAATTCCCTTTGTTTTTGCCCATGCTTTGTTAGCCGGAATGTTTAATTTTGTTCCCAATATTGGGCCAACAGCGAGTGTGATTTTTCCGGTTGCTGTTGCTTTATTAGATGCGCCTTGGAAAGCTCTGGTAGTGATTATATTATATGTGATTATTCAAAACTTAGAAAGCTATTGGTTTAGTCCCCTTGTTATGCAAAAACAAGTTGATTTGTTACCTGCAATTACCTTAACGGCTCAAATCTTTTTCGCAACATTTTTCGGGGTTCTCGGCTTAGTTCTGGCGTTACCTTTAACGGTTGTTAGTAAAACTTGGATTGAAGAACTTTTACTCAACGATTTATTTGATAAATGGGGAGCAGAAGAGTAA
- a CDS encoding zinc-dependent alcohol dehydrogenase, whose protein sequence is MKAVCWHSSNDVRVDNVPDPKILNPRDAILKITSTAICGSDLHLYDGYIPTMKSGDILGHEFMGEVVELGSEVKNLKIGDRVVVPFTISCGHCFFCNRDLWSLCDNSNPNKWMAEKFYGHSPSGLFGYSHLMGGYAGGQAEYVRVPFADVGPMKVPDGLTDEQVLFLTDIFPTGYMAAENCNIQPGDIIAIWGCGPVGQFTIRSAFMLGAERVIAIDRFPERLQMAKDAGAEIINYEEVDPGEALKEMTGGRGPDACIDAVGMEAHGTDAMALYDTVKQAVRLETDRPFVLRQAIVACRKGGTVSVPGVYGGFIDKMPMGAIVNKGLTLRSGQTHVHKYLHPLLERIQNGEIDPSFVITHKLPLEDAPKAYKIFRDKQENCIKVVLKP, encoded by the coding sequence ATGAAAGCAGTTTGTTGGCATAGTTCAAATGATGTTCGGGTTGACAATGTTCCTGACCCGAAAATTTTAAATCCCCGCGATGCCATTCTGAAAATTACATCGACTGCCATTTGTGGTTCCGATTTACATCTTTATGATGGCTATATTCCAACGATGAAATCGGGGGATATTCTCGGCCATGAATTTATGGGGGAAGTGGTGGAACTCGGCTCCGAAGTCAAAAATTTAAAAATTGGCGATCGCGTCGTCGTTCCCTTTACGATTTCTTGTGGTCATTGTTTCTTTTGTAATCGAGATTTATGGTCACTGTGCGATAATTCCAACCCCAATAAATGGATGGCTGAAAAATTTTATGGTCATTCTCCCTCTGGGTTATTTGGCTATTCTCATTTGATGGGGGGATACGCCGGAGGACAAGCAGAATATGTTCGGGTTCCCTTTGCGGATGTCGGGCCAATGAAAGTTCCCGATGGTTTAACTGATGAGCAAGTGCTATTTTTAACTGATATTTTCCCAACGGGTTACATGGCGGCGGAAAACTGCAATATTCAACCGGGGGATATCATCGCTATTTGGGGATGTGGCCCGGTGGGTCAATTTACCATCCGCAGCGCCTTTATGTTGGGTGCAGAACGGGTCATCGCCATTGACCGTTTTCCTGAACGCTTGCAGATGGCGAAAGATGCAGGTGCAGAGATTATAAATTATGAAGAAGTTGATCCGGGGGAAGCGCTGAAAGAGATGACGGGAGGACGGGGGCCAGATGCCTGTATTGATGCGGTGGGGATGGAAGCCCACGGAACCGATGCTATGGCCCTGTATGATACGGTGAAACAGGCCGTCCGCTTGGAAACCGATCGACCCTTTGTGCTGCGACAAGCAATTGTAGCCTGTCGGAAGGGGGGTACGGTGTCCGTTCCGGGGGTTTATGGGGGATTTATTGATAAGATGCCAATGGGGGCAATTGTTAATAAAGGATTAACATTGCGATCGGGTCAAACCCATGTTCATAAATATTTACATCCCCTCTTAGAACGCATTCAAAACGGAGAAATTGATCCTTCCTTTGTGATCACTCATAAACTGCCTTTAGAAGATGCTCCCAAGGCTTATAAAATTTTCCGGGATAAGCAAGAAAACTGTATTAAGGTGGTTTTGAAACCTTAA
- a CDS encoding SRPBCC family protein — protein sequence MEEITSTPKYDHPPSEENPSDLERWGSLIGGGALVLMGLQQHSLKGVLMAIAGGGLMYQATQNKSTLHQAQEALGLNKSQNIRVEKTVTINRSVDELYEFWRNFYNLPRFMKHIKSIIVYDEHRSHWVATAPLGTTVEWDAEIIKDEPNHLIAWSSVENAEIGNSGFVRFQPAPAHRGTEVKVVIEYNPPGGGVTTTLAKLFGEEPEQQIGDDLNRFKQLMEAGEIARNTDQ from the coding sequence ATGGAAGAAATAACTTCAACTCCAAAATATGATCATCCTCCCTCAGAAGAAAATCCCAGTGATTTAGAACGATGGGGATCTTTAATTGGGGGAGGTGCGTTAGTATTAATGGGGCTTCAACAACACTCCTTAAAAGGCGTTCTCATGGCGATTGCAGGGGGTGGTTTAATGTATCAGGCTACTCAAAATAAAAGCACCCTTCATCAAGCTCAAGAAGCGTTAGGCTTAAATAAAAGCCAAAATATTCGAGTAGAAAAAACGGTTACGATTAATCGTTCTGTGGACGAACTTTATGAATTTTGGCGTAATTTTTACAATTTGCCAAGATTTATGAAACATATCAAATCTATCATTGTTTATGATGAGCATCGTTCCCATTGGGTGGCAACAGCGCCGTTAGGAACAACCGTTGAATGGGATGCAGAAATTATTAAAGATGAACCCAATCATTTAATTGCTTGGTCTTCTGTAGAAAATGCAGAGATTGGAAATTCAGGGTTTGTTCGGTTTCAACCTGCACCCGCACACCGAGGAACAGAAGTTAAAGTTGTGATTGAATATAATCCTCCCGGTGGTGGGGTTACAACTACTTTAGCTAAACTGTTTGGAGAAGAACCAGAACAACAAATTGGGGATGATCTTAACCGATTTAAACAGTTAATGGAAGCTGGAGAAATTGCAAGAAATACTGATCAATAA
- a CDS encoding type II toxin-antitoxin system RelE family toxin codes for MSYTVIIPKLVQKQLDNLPEDIRQRITAKILSLTIEPRPIGVKKLKGFDNEYRVRVGDYRVRYEVNDKILTVLVLHCKHRRNIYRE; via the coding sequence ATGAGTTATACGGTTATCATTCCTAAACTTGTTCAGAAACAGTTAGATAATTTACCCGAAGATATCCGTCAACGAATTACTGCAAAAATTTTGTCTCTTACAATAGAACCTCGTCCAATAGGAGTTAAAAAGCTCAAAGGCTTTGATAATGAATACCGGGTTAGAGTTGGTGACTATCGAGTTCGTTATGAGGTTAATGATAAAATACTAACTGTGTTAGTTCTTCACTGTAAACATCGGAGGAATATTTATCGAGAGTAG